A DNA window from Niabella yanshanensis contains the following coding sequences:
- a CDS encoding polyketide synthase: protein MSQNYELKADDHSEAGFPDKTIIDLFEEQVLKTPFHTAITCNGVEMTYEALNVRVNQLAGYLLSKNVKTEDLVGICVERSIEMIVGMLAIMKAGAAYVPIDPATPRERIGYMLKDTQSSLIISSSGLSYLVEGFDSTTTVYLDLIEDELNQSVSSNPSLPVIPGNLLYVIYTSGSSGNPKGVLIEHRNVVRLFFNDQPLFQFTDRDVWTMFHSFNFDFSVWEMYGALLFGGKLVIVSKDIAKDAGRFYELMQDEGVTVLNQTPSAFNALQEVVLEREPIKALRYVIFGGEALYPYLLKRWSEVYTWCQLINMYGITETTVHVTYKKITEKDIASNVSNIGAPIPTLSVIILDEQLQLVPENLVGELCVGGEGVARGYLNRPELTAEKFITHPYRSGQRLYRSGDLARMLPDGNLEYIGRSDNQVKIRGYRIEMGEIESRMQEIAGVTQAVVIAKERSSGKYLVAYYSSNQKELSKAIIRERLTDILPAYMIPDFFVELESIPLTSNGKVNKKALPEPDDRYLQRGIYVAPATDMEHQLAASWRALLGIEKIGVEDSFFELGGNSLLAQKLVSVLKKEHGFDLPITRIYHSPTIAGLQQFLRGAQSIPHVEYFKKTVANPEIAVIGMECNFPGAGNIEQFWDVLKNGKETIRFFSYDELDKSIPDTVKSDPAYVKARGVIDDVDFFDADFFGISPRLAELMDPQQRVFLETSRNLLEKTGYLPGKKDAVTGVFAGCSTNTYFNNNVVGHRDKIERQGSVPVISVSDKDYISSRVSYQLNLSGPSVNVNTACSTSLVAIIQAVESLRAGQCDTAIAGGAAITVPVNSGHLYQEGAMLSNDGHCRPFDADAKGTVFSDGVGAVLLKRLDDAKRDRDTIYAVIRGVGVNNDGGMKGSFTAPSAGGQASAIAMAFSDAHVAPADISYIETHGTATPLGDPIEIDGLKLAFGRQSQKQFCAIGSLKSNLGHLTHAAGVAGFIKTVLSLYNRQLPPSINFKKPNPHIDFDSSPFIVNTKLRPWELTTGKRLAGVSSFGVGGTNAHVVLEEYANDLDALQRATENDTGPELVCWSAHHIDSLKTYTTRLLDYSQTNATCRIRDVAYTLHATRQDFAIRNFVVAKDMEELAAQLSSTESLMSAAYTVKEKKNNVVFLFPGQGNQYPNMGKELYDAEPVYRNAIDECAGILQQHMGEDIRSIIFTEAADSSALEKLSNTRYAQPALFVTSYALSRLYMSWGIVPAAFAGHSVGEFVGAHLAGVFSLEDVLKIVAERGRLISELPEGSMLSVRAAENTVKNLLPPALSIAAQNAAELCVVSGETMAIESFAAQLTQLGIANKLLRTSHAFHSAMIDAAVGRLKQVIDQAVLKVPRIPILSTVTAQWLKDGEATDAAYWARHARETVQFGAALKNIQKDLDPLFLETGPGSSSTIFAKQNGAGDSAVAILSSTTKDERAAAKTALGRLWQLGADIDYQKLYRSGNAVLLHSLPTYAYNRKKLWVDPVLSDKQATVFNQPLFNATAPEISIPINQMKRKDILLNKLRDIIESASGISVPDAGIRSNFAELGLDSLLLTQLATVIKKEFSIPVTFRQLSENCDSLEKLAQFFDEQLPPGKYAPSLPASAALTGAMLPLNGGVVAGGDMLSLITQQLQILSRQVAIMQGTAPVLSNDTVILNRDLSIQKGTAAPESNLVPDDLTAEERIELKKPFGATARIEKKNTEVSDAQRKYIADFITVYNKKTAESKKYTQQYRGRMADPRVVSGFKPYTKEMVYSIVTQKSKGCYLWDIDGNKYIDALNGFGSNFLGYQADIIKEAIIKQVEDGYEIGPQHFLAGEVADLVCEMTGMERAAFCNTGSEAVLGAMRIVRTVTGRDLVVAFAGSYHGIMDEVLVRGSKKLRTYPAASGILNSNVQNMLILDYGTEASLKIIAERASDIAAVLVEPVQSRRPEFQPVEFLRELRKITAERDIALVFDEVITGFRSHPGGIQALYGIRADLATYGKVAGAGISIGIIAGSREYMDALDGGYWEYGDDSLPQRGVTYFAGTFVRHPLALATTKASLNYLKEQGPGLQNGLNEKTTRLALRLNQIAEKYAVPIEVVHFSSLWKIKFKEEYPYYELLFALMRLRNIHIWDLFPCFLTTAHTDADIDAICLAFEESIAELCKADLIPQYKAMAKILSSAEPPEPGARLGRDQQGNAVWFIEDVDYPGRYIQL from the coding sequence ATGAGTCAAAACTATGAATTAAAAGCCGATGACCATAGTGAAGCAGGTTTTCCCGATAAAACTATAATAGACCTGTTCGAAGAACAGGTTCTGAAAACACCATTCCATACGGCCATTACTTGTAACGGTGTGGAGATGACTTATGAGGCCCTTAATGTCAGGGTGAATCAACTGGCTGGTTATTTACTGTCGAAGAATGTAAAAACAGAAGATCTGGTTGGTATTTGTGTGGAGCGTAGTATAGAGATGATTGTAGGGATGCTGGCCATCATGAAAGCTGGTGCAGCCTATGTACCGATAGATCCAGCTACACCACGAGAGCGAATCGGATACATGTTAAAAGATACCCAATCTTCGTTAATAATCAGTAGTTCCGGGCTGAGCTATCTGGTAGAAGGTTTTGATAGTACCACTACTGTTTATTTGGACCTGATCGAAGATGAGCTGAATCAATCGGTAAGTAGCAATCCCTCTTTACCCGTCATCCCCGGTAATTTGCTTTATGTGATCTATACATCGGGTAGCAGCGGAAATCCCAAGGGCGTATTGATAGAACATAGAAATGTAGTCCGTTTGTTTTTCAACGATCAACCTCTTTTTCAATTTACAGACAGGGATGTTTGGACTATGTTTCATTCATTCAATTTCGATTTCTCAGTATGGGAAATGTATGGTGCATTGTTATTCGGAGGTAAACTGGTAATTGTTAGTAAAGATATTGCCAAAGACGCCGGCCGTTTTTATGAATTAATGCAGGATGAGGGCGTAACTGTTTTAAATCAAACTCCTTCGGCCTTTAATGCCTTACAAGAGGTTGTTTTGGAAAGAGAACCAATCAAAGCGCTACGGTATGTGATTTTTGGGGGAGAAGCTTTATATCCGTATCTTTTAAAAAGATGGAGCGAGGTTTACACCTGGTGCCAGTTGATTAATATGTACGGAATTACCGAAACAACGGTACACGTTACGTACAAAAAAATAACAGAAAAAGATATTGCTTCTAACGTCAGTAATATCGGCGCTCCGATACCAACTTTATCCGTTATTATTTTAGATGAACAGTTGCAATTGGTTCCTGAGAACCTGGTTGGAGAATTATGTGTGGGAGGCGAAGGGGTGGCAAGAGGCTATCTGAACCGACCTGAACTGACGGCTGAAAAATTTATCACCCATCCTTACAGAAGCGGTCAGCGTCTTTATCGTTCCGGTGACCTGGCCAGGATGTTGCCCGATGGCAACCTGGAATATATAGGGCGGAGCGATAACCAGGTAAAAATAAGAGGATATCGCATAGAGATGGGTGAAATAGAAAGCCGGATGCAGGAGATAGCCGGCGTAACGCAGGCCGTCGTTATTGCAAAAGAGAGAAGCTCAGGCAAATACCTGGTTGCTTATTATTCCAGTAACCAGAAAGAACTCAGTAAAGCCATTATTCGCGAAAGGCTGACAGATATCTTACCCGCTTACATGATTCCTGATTTTTTTGTTGAATTGGAATCGATTCCTCTTACGAGTAATGGTAAAGTAAATAAAAAGGCGCTTCCCGAGCCTGATGACAGATATCTGCAAAGGGGAATATACGTGGCGCCGGCTACAGATATGGAGCACCAGCTCGCAGCTTCCTGGCGGGCATTGTTAGGGATCGAAAAAATCGGTGTAGAAGATAGTTTTTTTGAACTGGGGGGTAATTCCCTGCTGGCGCAAAAATTGGTGTCGGTTCTAAAAAAGGAACACGGATTTGACCTGCCCATTACCCGTATCTATCATAGTCCTACTATTGCCGGACTGCAACAGTTTCTGAGGGGAGCGCAATCAATTCCACATGTGGAGTACTTTAAAAAGACGGTGGCGAACCCCGAAATTGCAGTAATAGGCATGGAGTGCAATTTCCCCGGTGCTGGAAATATAGAACAATTTTGGGATGTACTCAAAAATGGAAAAGAGACCATCCGTTTTTTTTCATATGATGAATTGGACAAAAGTATACCTGATACCGTAAAAAGTGATCCTGCTTATGTAAAGGCTAGGGGCGTAATAGATGACGTGGATTTTTTCGACGCAGATTTTTTTGGGATCAGTCCCCGGTTGGCAGAATTGATGGATCCACAACAACGGGTGTTCCTGGAGACATCCCGAAATCTTTTAGAGAAGACTGGTTATTTACCAGGAAAGAAGGACGCAGTCACCGGCGTATTTGCCGGGTGTAGTACCAACACATATTTTAACAACAATGTTGTTGGGCATCGCGATAAAATTGAGCGGCAGGGCAGCGTGCCGGTAATATCGGTGTCGGATAAAGATTACATCAGTAGCCGTGTGAGTTATCAGCTTAATCTTTCCGGACCCTCAGTAAATGTAAATACAGCTTGCTCAACATCTTTGGTAGCGATTATACAGGCAGTTGAAAGCCTGAGAGCGGGGCAGTGTGACACCGCTATTGCCGGGGGTGCAGCAATTACGGTGCCTGTTAATAGCGGTCATTTATACCAGGAGGGTGCCATGTTAAGCAACGATGGGCATTGCAGACCTTTTGATGCTGATGCGAAAGGGACTGTGTTCAGTGATGGTGTTGGTGCAGTACTGCTAAAACGCCTGGATGATGCGAAAAGAGATCGCGACACTATTTATGCAGTAATACGGGGAGTGGGCGTCAATAATGATGGGGGAATGAAGGGGAGTTTCACCGCTCCGAGTGCAGGAGGGCAGGCTTCTGCTATAGCAATGGCTTTTTCAGATGCTCATGTAGCACCAGCTGATATTTCTTACATTGAGACACATGGAACTGCGACTCCGTTGGGAGACCCTATTGAGATTGACGGGTTAAAGCTGGCATTTGGCAGGCAAAGTCAAAAGCAGTTCTGTGCCATCGGTTCCCTAAAAAGCAACCTGGGGCATTTGACTCATGCCGCTGGTGTAGCAGGCTTTATTAAAACAGTATTATCGTTGTACAACCGGCAATTGCCACCGTCTATCAATTTTAAGAAGCCTAATCCTCATATAGATTTTGATTCAAGCCCTTTTATAGTTAATACAAAACTAAGACCATGGGAATTGACCACCGGAAAGCGGCTTGCGGGAGTGAGCTCATTTGGCGTAGGAGGAACGAATGCTCATGTAGTTCTGGAGGAATATGCAAACGATCTGGATGCATTACAAAGAGCAACTGAAAATGATACCGGGCCTGAACTGGTTTGCTGGTCAGCTCATCATATAGATAGCTTAAAAACCTATACTACCCGGTTGCTGGATTATTCGCAAACGAACGCAACCTGCAGAATACGTGACGTGGCCTATACTTTACACGCTACGCGTCAGGATTTTGCTATCCGCAATTTTGTTGTGGCAAAAGACATGGAGGAATTGGCTGCTCAATTAAGTTCTACCGAATCTTTAATGAGCGCAGCTTACACTGTGAAAGAGAAAAAGAATAACGTAGTCTTCCTTTTCCCGGGCCAGGGTAATCAATATCCCAACATGGGCAAGGAACTATATGATGCAGAACCGGTGTACCGCAACGCTATAGATGAGTGTGCCGGGATATTGCAGCAGCATATGGGCGAAGACATCAGATCCATAATATTTACAGAAGCTGCCGATAGCAGCGCTTTGGAAAAACTTTCCAACACACGCTACGCCCAACCGGCACTATTCGTAACATCCTATGCACTATCCCGGTTGTACATGAGTTGGGGCATTGTTCCGGCTGCATTCGCGGGGCATAGCGTAGGTGAATTTGTGGGAGCACATCTCGCGGGCGTTTTTTCCCTGGAAGATGTATTAAAAATAGTTGCCGAGCGGGGCCGCCTGATTAGCGAACTGCCTGAAGGAAGCATGTTGTCGGTAAGGGCAGCAGAAAATACGGTTAAAAACTTGCTGCCCCCGGCACTGTCTATAGCCGCACAAAATGCGGCAGAGCTATGTGTTGTTTCCGGGGAAACGATGGCTATTGAGTCGTTCGCTGCGCAACTCACTCAGTTGGGAATAGCCAATAAACTTTTACGAACCAGTCATGCCTTTCATTCAGCCATGATAGATGCTGCGGTAGGACGATTGAAACAGGTAATAGACCAGGCTGTTTTGAAAGTGCCGCGGATTCCCATTCTGTCTACAGTTACGGCTCAATGGCTTAAAGACGGAGAGGCAACCGATGCGGCTTATTGGGCCCGTCATGCAAGAGAAACCGTGCAATTTGGTGCAGCCTTAAAGAATATACAGAAAGACCTGGATCCGCTGTTTTTAGAAACCGGTCCAGGGTCATCATCAACTATTTTTGCTAAACAAAATGGAGCCGGGGACAGCGCGGTTGCCATACTGTCCAGTACTACAAAAGATGAAAGAGCAGCGGCGAAAACAGCGCTCGGTAGATTATGGCAATTAGGTGCAGATATTGATTATCAAAAGTTGTACCGGTCCGGTAATGCTGTTTTATTGCACAGTCTTCCCACTTATGCATACAATAGAAAAAAACTTTGGGTAGACCCGGTTCTATCCGACAAGCAGGCAACGGTGTTTAATCAGCCTTTATTTAACGCAACCGCACCCGAAATCAGTATTCCAATCAATCAAATGAAGCGAAAAGATATTTTACTGAATAAATTAAGAGATATAATCGAATCTGCTTCCGGTATCTCAGTACCGGATGCCGGTATCCGAAGCAATTTTGCGGAGTTGGGACTCGATTCTTTGTTATTGACCCAGCTTGCAACGGTTATAAAAAAGGAATTTTCGATTCCTGTTACTTTCCGCCAGTTAAGTGAAAATTGTGACAGTTTGGAAAAGCTTGCGCAGTTCTTTGATGAACAATTGCCTCCGGGAAAGTATGCCCCTTCCTTGCCTGCATCTGCTGCACTCACAGGCGCAATGTTGCCCCTCAATGGAGGGGTTGTAGCCGGAGGGGATATGCTAAGTCTTATTACCCAGCAGTTGCAGATATTATCCCGGCAGGTAGCCATTATGCAGGGAACTGCTCCCGTTCTGTCTAATGATACAGTTATACTGAATCGCGATCTTTCTATACAAAAAGGTACTGCTGCACCGGAAAGCAACCTGGTTCCGGACGATTTAACGGCTGAGGAAAGGATAGAACTAAAGAAACCTTTTGGTGCTACCGCCCGTATAGAAAAAAAAAATACTGAAGTTTCCGATGCTCAGAGGAAATATATAGCTGATTTTATAACAGTATATAATAAGAAAACAGCCGAAAGCAAAAAATATACACAACAATATCGTGGAAGAATGGCAGATCCCAGGGTGGTATCAGGATTTAAGCCTTATACAAAAGAGATGGTGTATTCTATTGTTACCCAGAAATCGAAGGGCTGCTATTTGTGGGATATTGACGGAAATAAATATATAGATGCATTGAATGGTTTTGGTTCTAATTTTCTGGGTTATCAGGCAGATATAATTAAAGAAGCCATCATAAAACAGGTTGAAGACGGGTACGAGATAGGCCCTCAACATTTTCTGGCAGGCGAAGTGGCTGATCTGGTTTGCGAAATGACCGGTATGGAAAGGGCTGCTTTTTGTAATACCGGGTCTGAGGCAGTACTGGGTGCCATGCGGATCGTTCGCACTGTTACAGGAAGAGACCTTGTAGTCGCTTTTGCCGGATCGTACCATGGTATTATGGATGAAGTGCTGGTAAGGGGAAGCAAAAAGCTGAGAACCTATCCGGCTGCCTCAGGTATTTTAAACAGTAATGTGCAGAACATGCTGATTCTGGATTATGGCACAGAAGCATCCTTAAAGATCATAGCGGAGCGCGCCTCGGATATTGCAGCAGTCCTGGTCGAGCCGGTTCAAAGCCGGCGACCTGAATTTCAGCCGGTCGAGTTTTTGCGGGAGCTTAGAAAGATCACAGCCGAGCGGGATATCGCGCTTGTTTTCGACGAAGTTATTACCGGGTTCAGAAGTCACCCGGGAGGGATTCAGGCGTTATACGGAATAAGAGCCGATCTCGCCACCTATGGTAAAGTAGCGGGTGCAGGTATATCAATAGGGATCATTGCCGGAAGCCGGGAATACATGGATGCACTGGACGGCGGGTACTGGGAATATGGTGACGACTCCTTACCGCAAAGAGGAGTGACTTATTTTGCGGGAACATTTGTAAGGCATCCGTTGGCGCTCGCTACTACTAAAGCCTCATTGAATTACTTAAAGGAACAGGGGCCTGGCCTGCAAAACGGACTGAACGAAAAAACCACCCGGTTGGCGCTTCGGTTAAACCAGATTGCTGAAAAATATGCGGTACCTATAGAGGTAGTACATTTCTCTTCTCTTTGGAAAATTAAGTTCAAGGAAGAGTATCCTTACTATGAATTGTTATTCGCATTGATGCGATTGCGTAATATTCATATTTGGGACCTCTTTCCCTGTTTTTTGACCACGGCGCACACAGATGCCGATATAGATGCCATATGTTTGGCCTTTGAAGAGAGTATAGCAGAACTCTGTAAAGCAGACTTAATACCCCAGTATAAGGCCATGGCAAAAATACTGAGTAGTGCCGAACCGCCTGAACCGGGGGCGCGTTTGGGCAGAGATCAACAGGGTAATGCTGTGTGGTTTATTGAAGATGTGGATTATCCGGGACGTTACATTCAACTATAA
- the glgP gene encoding alpha-glucan family phosphorylase, translating to MSFQNYNVPYEVDNNYTKKVAYFSMEFATHQPLKIYSGGLGFLSGSHLRSAYELGQNMIGIGILWKYGYYDQERNQDQTLDVSWNEKIYSFLEDTGIKFQIDVHDHPVWVKAWYLNPDTFKTAPLFLLSTDLPENDYVSQTITHKLYDSNVAAKVAQFILLGVGGAKLVDILNFNPDVYHLNEAHGLSAAFYLYQKYNRNIEEVRKRLVFTTHTPEEAGNEKHDIYLCHKMTYFCGLSIDEVKQLTQDYSDSFNHSLVALRFARLANGVSQLHGEVSREMWGKYSGICPIISITNAQNWTYWADKQMYKFKDVGDDYGFDDRKKWLKKRAFEIVADQTGKLFSPDIFTIVWARRFAGYKRAGMIASDPHRFFELMNNQKYPVQIIWAGKPYPMDHPAISEFNELVHLSRNYKNVSVLVGYELGLSKRLKQAADVWLNNPRVPREASGTSGMTAAMNGAVNFSTDDGWIPEFINHGHNGFVIPKADYANMSTYDQDQYDLNKLYEILTSEILPLYYEDYKTWRQVVKNGMQDVRFQFDSNRMAHEYYEKLYNA from the coding sequence ATGAGTTTTCAAAACTATAATGTTCCTTACGAGGTTGACAATAATTACACAAAAAAAGTGGCTTATTTTTCGATGGAATTTGCAACCCATCAGCCCTTGAAAATATACAGTGGCGGTTTAGGATTTTTATCGGGATCTCATTTAAGAAGTGCCTATGAATTAGGCCAGAATATGATTGGTATTGGCATCTTATGGAAGTATGGTTATTACGACCAGGAGCGCAACCAGGATCAGACGCTGGACGTATCCTGGAACGAAAAAATCTACAGCTTCCTGGAAGATACAGGTATCAAGTTTCAGATAGATGTGCATGACCACCCGGTATGGGTAAAAGCCTGGTATCTGAATCCCGATACTTTTAAAACGGCGCCTTTATTTTTATTAAGTACCGATTTACCGGAGAACGATTATGTATCTCAAACGATCACACATAAACTATACGACAGCAATGTAGCTGCTAAAGTTGCCCAGTTTATATTGCTGGGTGTAGGCGGCGCCAAACTGGTAGATATATTGAACTTTAATCCGGATGTGTATCATTTAAATGAGGCACATGGATTATCAGCCGCATTTTACCTCTATCAGAAATATAACCGCAATATTGAGGAAGTAAGAAAAAGGTTAGTGTTTACTACGCATACTCCTGAGGAAGCAGGAAATGAGAAGCACGATATCTATCTCTGTCATAAAATGACTTATTTCTGCGGATTGAGTATCGATGAAGTAAAACAGTTAACGCAGGATTACAGCGATTCATTTAACCACTCTTTGGTGGCGCTTCGTTTTGCACGTCTCGCAAACGGTGTATCTCAACTGCATGGAGAGGTATCTAGGGAAATGTGGGGCAAATATTCTGGCATCTGTCCCATAATCTCAATCACCAACGCGCAGAACTGGACTTATTGGGCCGATAAGCAAATGTATAAGTTTAAAGATGTGGGTGACGATTACGGCTTTGACGATCGTAAAAAATGGTTGAAAAAGCGTGCTTTTGAAATTGTAGCCGATCAGACGGGAAAGCTATTCAGCCCCGATATATTTACTATTGTATGGGCCAGGAGATTTGCCGGCTACAAAAGAGCGGGAATGATCGCCTCGGATCCTCATCGGTTCTTTGAGCTGATGAATAACCAAAAATATCCGGTACAAATTATCTGGGCAGGTAAGCCTTATCCGATGGATCATCCGGCTATCAGTGAATTCAATGAACTGGTGCATTTGAGCAGGAACTATAAAAACGTATCAGTTTTAGTGGGCTATGAACTGGGTCTTTCTAAAAGATTGAAGCAGGCAGCAGATGTTTGGCTAAATAATCCACGCGTACCAAGAGAAGCTTCAGGCACGAGTGGCATGACCGCTGCAATGAACGGGGCGGTTAATTTTTCTACCGACGACGGATGGATACCTGAGTTCATTAACCATGGACACAATGGTTTTGTGATACCTAAAGCTGATTATGCAAATATGTCCACATACGACCAGGACCAGTATGATCTGAACAAATTGTATGAAATTTTAACCAGCGAAATATTGCCGCTTTATTACGAAGATTATAAAACATGGCGCCAGGTTGTGAAAAACGGAATGCAGGACGTACGCTTTCAATTTGACAGTAACCGCATGGCGCATGAATATTACGAAAAATTGTACAACGCTTAA
- a CDS encoding Gfo/Idh/MocA family protein, with product MKFKLRAGMIGGGKGAFIGAVHRIALNMDGLIELCCGALSQNPEKAKESGKELFLPEDRVYGSYEEMIKKESELPEDQRMHFVIIVTPNFAHFEPAMMALEHGFHVMIDKPMTLTLDQAKALKAKVDETGLLLGLTHTYSGYPLVKEAKKMVADGKFGAIRKIYVEYPQGWLSQFSEADGNKQAAWRTDPSKSGKAGCMGDIGTHAAHLAEYISGQKITKLCADLNIVVPGRLLDDDGAILLKFDKGASGVLIATQVAAGEENNLKIRIYGEKGGLEWSQQEPNTLLVKWLDAPAQVYRTGNGYLSPIAQFNTRTPGGHPEGYLEAFGNLYKNFVLALSARLNNETPDPLIDYPTVEDGVRGMAFIDNVVASSQSDQKWWNYIV from the coding sequence ATGAAATTTAAGTTAAGAGCCGGTATGATCGGCGGCGGTAAAGGCGCATTTATCGGCGCAGTACATCGTATTGCTTTAAATATGGATGGATTAATTGAACTGTGCTGTGGCGCACTCAGTCAAAATCCTGAGAAAGCTAAAGAATCCGGTAAGGAACTGTTTTTACCTGAAGACAGGGTGTACGGGAGCTATGAAGAAATGATCAAAAAGGAAAGTGAATTGCCCGAAGATCAACGTATGCATTTCGTGATCATAGTTACCCCCAATTTTGCACATTTCGAACCGGCCATGATGGCGCTGGAGCATGGCTTTCATGTGATGATCGACAAACCCATGACGCTTACCTTAGACCAGGCCAAAGCATTAAAAGCAAAAGTTGATGAGACCGGACTTTTACTGGGATTAACACATACCTATTCGGGGTACCCATTGGTAAAGGAAGCAAAAAAGATGGTCGCGGATGGAAAGTTTGGAGCTATCAGGAAAATTTATGTAGAGTATCCGCAAGGTTGGTTGAGCCAATTCAGTGAAGCCGATGGTAATAAACAAGCTGCCTGGAGAACGGATCCTTCAAAGAGCGGGAAAGCCGGCTGCATGGGCGATATAGGCACACATGCGGCTCATTTAGCCGAGTATATTTCGGGACAGAAAATAACCAAGCTTTGTGCCGATCTTAACATCGTAGTCCCCGGCAGGTTGCTGGATGATGACGGGGCCATTCTGCTGAAGTTCGATAAAGGAGCCAGTGGTGTATTGATAGCAACCCAAGTGGCAGCAGGGGAGGAAAATAATCTTAAAATACGCATCTACGGCGAAAAGGGCGGTCTTGAATGGAGCCAGCAGGAGCCTAATACATTACTGGTTAAATGGCTGGACGCCCCCGCACAGGTATACCGTACTGGCAATGGCTACCTTTCTCCTATTGCGCAGTTCAATACCCGAACACCCGGCGGTCACCCCGAAGGTTATCTTGAAGCATTCGGGAATCTCTATAAAAACTTCGTTCTGGCCTTATCTGCCCGGCTCAATAACGAAACTCCCGATCCGCTTATTGATTACCCGACTGTGGAAGACGGAGTGCGCGGTATGGCTTTTATAGATAACGTGGTCGCTTCTTCTCAAAGCGATCAAAAGTGGTGGAACTATATCGTTTAA
- a CDS encoding glycosyltransferase family 61 protein encodes MGTFRNIIVAIRKKVIYFYFKFKKYQLLTLEETIRCLKPSCIRTVPGSAVALPEISYQNNLQKVFFEAYTFRSEAVYVWECDFQNGFISKHGSVVIDNKVLCTDWDHRGFEHRFWKKDKRPLKYVKKLIPLLSHHQDLTSPSVLTGYYDFVLMVAAKLSRIKDALGNQDIRDITIAYHSFGGHYEKEYLELLGFRAENYIDTRAYKISANKVIFGNAGSWKPSVNEIKSLKKNIEQRLNISPLTPSADNRIYISRKGRRRIENEIELIELLREFNFIIIEDKERSVAEQIEIYRNASFIIGPHGASFANIIWCRPETFLYELFSKSWYPDYFLYLSSINHMHYAAYQDETSEEINGDLFRALCQDIQVSIPILRASLEKILGKSASA; translated from the coding sequence ATGGGCACTTTTAGAAATATTATAGTTGCAATAAGGAAAAAGGTTATTTATTTCTATTTTAAATTTAAGAAATACCAGCTGCTTACCTTAGAAGAGACGATACGTTGCCTTAAACCTTCTTGTATAAGGACGGTTCCCGGGTCTGCGGTAGCACTACCCGAAATCTCATATCAAAATAATCTGCAGAAAGTTTTCTTTGAGGCCTATACGTTTAGGTCGGAAGCAGTATACGTTTGGGAATGTGACTTTCAAAATGGCTTTATTTCAAAACATGGATCGGTTGTCATCGATAATAAGGTACTTTGCACCGACTGGGATCATCGGGGGTTTGAGCACCGGTTTTGGAAGAAAGATAAACGCCCGTTAAAATATGTGAAGAAGCTCATTCCGCTGTTAAGCCATCACCAGGATCTGACAAGTCCATCTGTTTTAACCGGCTACTATGATTTTGTGCTGATGGTAGCAGCAAAACTCAGCAGGATTAAGGACGCCCTGGGCAACCAGGACATCCGGGATATTACTATAGCTTACCACTCCTTTGGAGGACATTACGAAAAAGAATATCTCGAATTGCTTGGTTTCAGAGCAGAGAATTACATTGATACCCGTGCTTATAAAATTTCAGCCAATAAGGTGATCTTTGGAAACGCCGGTTCCTGGAAGCCCAGCGTCAACGAAATTAAGTCTCTGAAAAAAAATATAGAGCAACGGTTGAATATTTCACCGCTAACTCCTTCAGCTGACAACCGTATTTATATAAGCAGAAAAGGCAGAAGGAGAATTGAAAATGAAATCGAGCTGATTGAATTACTTAGGGAATTTAATTTTATTATTATTGAGGATAAGGAAAGAAGTGTTGCTGAACAAATTGAAATTTACAGGAATGCCTCCTTTATAATAGGCCCGCATGGGGCTTCTTTTGCAAATATTATATGGTGCAGGCCCGAAACTTTTTTATACGAGCTCTTTTCAAAAAGCTGGTACCCAGATTACTTTCTTTATCTCTCCAGTATTAATCATATGCACTATGCGGCCTATCAGGATGAGACGAGCGAGGAGATCAACGGCGATTTGTTCAGGGCGCTTTGTCAGGATATTCAGGTATCCATACCTATATTGCGGGCCAGCCTTGAAAAAATTTTGGGTAAATCGGCATCTGCTTAA